From the genome of Salvelinus namaycush isolate Seneca chromosome 10, SaNama_1.0, whole genome shotgun sequence, one region includes:
- the LOC120054615 gene encoding GRAM domain-containing protein 2B-like isoform X2: MSFRSSRRLHLNGYPVESGGLSVKKESKKVKTRKALSLEEAQLELQQQNRNLTRQAPVRSQTFDVDRSFEKTEGGGSQSSFIKHNKTFHKLFPDIPESEDLLHAYICALQKEVLYHGRLYVTEHHACFHSSVLLKDTKLVIPMTSVHIVKKQNTALLVPNALSIRTIEGEKYLFVSLRNREACYKLLRSVCSRLEDGSANSSPLFSSTDNSFDQGKLVNSSQSSLDQLDGSDPKLFLDSPPPNPHIDLVPQGSSSSPRSTHTQQSDGSLEDVSGGSWVWSVTEKARSLLIHREASSLNTLLFIYLILVVLLLLSSGYIGLRIVALEEQLTSLGALPEFSLQSRYKDTTMIGQRRD, encoded by the exons ATGAGTTTTCGGTCATCAAGGAGACTGCATCTGAACGG CTACCCGGTGGAGAGTGGGGGACTATCGGTGAAGAAGGAGAGCAAGAAGGTGAAGACCAGGAAAGCCCTCAGTCTGGAGGAGGCCCAACTGGAGCTCCAGCAGCAGAACAGAAACCTCACCAGACAAGCCCCCGTCAG GTCTCAGACGTTCGACGTGGATAGAAGTTTTGAGAAGACTGAAGGCGGTGGTTCACAAAGT AGTTTTATAAAGCACAACAAAACATTCCACAAGCTGTTTCCTGACATTCCGGAGAGTGAAGACTTGCTACATG CCTATATCTGTGCCTTGCAGAAGGAGGTGCTCTACCACGGCAGGCTCTACGTCACCGAGCACCACGCGTGCTTCCACTCTTCCGTGCTGCTCAAGGACACCAAG TTGGTGATCCCGATGACCAGCGTGCACATTGTGAAGAAGCAGAACACCGCCCTGCTGGTGCCCAACGCCCTGTCTATCCGCACCATCGAGGGGGAAAAG TACCTGTTTGTGTCTTTGCGGAACCGAGAGGCATGCTACAAGCTCCTGCGGTCCGTTTGTTCTCGACTGGAGGATGGAAGTGCCAACAGCAGCCCCTTATTCTCTTCTACGGACAATAGCTTTGATCAGGGCAAGCTAGTG aactccagtcagtccagtctaGACCAGCTGGACGGGTCAGACCCTAAGCTATTCCTTGACTCGCCCCCACCCAACCCACACATAG ACCTAGTGCCTCAGGGGAGCAGCTCCAGCCCTAGGAGCACGCACACGCAGCAGAGTGACGGCTCCTTAGAGGACGtctcag GTGGCTCGTGGGTGTGGAGTGTGACGGAGAAAGCCCGCTCCCTCCTCATCCACAGAGAGGCCAGCAGCCTCAACACTCTCCTCTTCATCTATCTAATACT GGTGGTACTACTGCTGCTATCATCGGGGTACATCGGCCTCCGTATCGTGGCTCTGGAGGAGCAGTTGACCTCTCTGGGCGCCCTCCCTGAATTCTCCCTACAGAGCAG GTACAAAGACACAACCATGATTGGCCAGAGGAGAGATTGA
- the LOC120054615 gene encoding GRAM domain-containing protein 2B-like isoform X1: MERGKSQLDNQDPADPPRAGDEASYPVESGGLSVKKESKKVKTRKALSLEEAQLELQQQNRNLTRQAPVRSQTFDVDRSFEKTEGGGSQSSFIKHNKTFHKLFPDIPESEDLLHAYICALQKEVLYHGRLYVTEHHACFHSSVLLKDTKLVIPMTSVHIVKKQNTALLVPNALSIRTIEGEKYLFVSLRNREACYKLLRSVCSRLEDGSANSSPLFSSTDNSFDQGKLVNSSQSSLDQLDGSDPKLFLDSPPPNPHIDLVPQGSSSSPRSTHTQQSDGSLEDVSGGSWVWSVTEKARSLLIHREASSLNTLLFIYLILVVLLLLSSGYIGLRIVALEEQLTSLGALPEFSLQSRYKDTTMIGQRRD, encoded by the exons ATGGAGAGGGGAAAGAGCCAGTTGGACAACCAGGATCCTGCGGACCCTCCTCGGGCAGGGGATGAGGCGAG CTACCCGGTGGAGAGTGGGGGACTATCGGTGAAGAAGGAGAGCAAGAAGGTGAAGACCAGGAAAGCCCTCAGTCTGGAGGAGGCCCAACTGGAGCTCCAGCAGCAGAACAGAAACCTCACCAGACAAGCCCCCGTCAG GTCTCAGACGTTCGACGTGGATAGAAGTTTTGAGAAGACTGAAGGCGGTGGTTCACAAAGT AGTTTTATAAAGCACAACAAAACATTCCACAAGCTGTTTCCTGACATTCCGGAGAGTGAAGACTTGCTACATG CCTATATCTGTGCCTTGCAGAAGGAGGTGCTCTACCACGGCAGGCTCTACGTCACCGAGCACCACGCGTGCTTCCACTCTTCCGTGCTGCTCAAGGACACCAAG TTGGTGATCCCGATGACCAGCGTGCACATTGTGAAGAAGCAGAACACCGCCCTGCTGGTGCCCAACGCCCTGTCTATCCGCACCATCGAGGGGGAAAAG TACCTGTTTGTGTCTTTGCGGAACCGAGAGGCATGCTACAAGCTCCTGCGGTCCGTTTGTTCTCGACTGGAGGATGGAAGTGCCAACAGCAGCCCCTTATTCTCTTCTACGGACAATAGCTTTGATCAGGGCAAGCTAGTG aactccagtcagtccagtctaGACCAGCTGGACGGGTCAGACCCTAAGCTATTCCTTGACTCGCCCCCACCCAACCCACACATAG ACCTAGTGCCTCAGGGGAGCAGCTCCAGCCCTAGGAGCACGCACACGCAGCAGAGTGACGGCTCCTTAGAGGACGtctcag GTGGCTCGTGGGTGTGGAGTGTGACGGAGAAAGCCCGCTCCCTCCTCATCCACAGAGAGGCCAGCAGCCTCAACACTCTCCTCTTCATCTATCTAATACT GGTGGTACTACTGCTGCTATCATCGGGGTACATCGGCCTCCGTATCGTGGCTCTGGAGGAGCAGTTGACCTCTCTGGGCGCCCTCCCTGAATTCTCCCTACAGAGCAG GTACAAAGACACAACCATGATTGGCCAGAGGAGAGATTGA